In Colletotrichum lupini chromosome 6, complete sequence, a single window of DNA contains:
- a CDS encoding fungal specific transcription factor domain-containing protein, with amino-acid sequence MTGPQRARPLGSRRWRQSPGNVIDQRITFVNEPVDFFRLTPSRVCYTKLGCRKDPIYGYPPMATEAMGADPTDYEGSKKRSRVRYSCTICREKKRKCNRGDPCDQCEKRGLASSCVIVPYLIRGGPSASSEHAALRHQTPQSAEMAALQAKLHRLTEELGQMRSREVEMSRNPISESSASSVSAKQSSSGTETPSLMGITEPTTAGPMVDRVRYVDAANWEAILDDITRLTTHFKTKKYVVCDAEEPEDIPASSAASKPTVPFLLSGAFPTANMTTLMALLPPRNITTRLIERFFEGKEPAWCMFHVPTFWKEFHEFWEDQSRFSLTWLALLFAMINHAAFFCLRADEAVPGDLGPATYVADIFRSHCARCLALDNYTTPGKYKVETMMLYFGSEYLRLADAQQSTAILMSIIVRLAMHSGMHRDPSHFKGMSVFEGEMRKRLWTIVIEIDVLIAFQFGLPSNVQSQYFDTGLPRNLHDRDFDEATVKLPPERPMTEVERTPVMYTIVKSRLVVVFSDIVSRMASRSSPDYGEVLRLDERLERAHEEIPPVLRDRSFTLSVEDTVDLIMQRLWIELMYLKARIVLHRRYFTLGRKDIRFAHSRFACINAATKILEIQFNVNEEYKPGGRLSRERWFVSSLSTHDFLLADMMLCLELSHLLRPEGRNTTGIHIDKEPLLSILQASRDIWKSNRKDSSEAVRAFKILSRMLSLSTGDHYESTPETVSSDGVLGSDMGLRPSYQLACNPVIPGYMPQQPVEPAWMEQDGPARWGFMPTASSSESIPIPMTGVDTAMTLDWSVWDTKVQDPNVDTIDLPWLKSFTDSLNG; translated from the exons ATGACAGGACCCCAGCGTGCACGTCCATTGGGGAGTCGTCGTTGGCGGCAATCGCCTGGAAACGTGATTGATCAAAGGATCACTTTCGTCAATGAACCAGTCGACTTTTTCCGCCTTACGCCCAGCCGAGTTTG CTACACCAAGCTCGGATGCCGAAAGGATCCAATTTACGGATACCCTCCAATGGCTACCGAGGCGATGGGCGCTGACCCGACCGATTACGAGGGTTCCAAGAAGCGCAGCCGTGTCAGGTACTCTTGCACCATATGTCGCGAGAAGAA GCGCAAGTGCAACCGCGGAGATCCTTGCGATCAGTGCGAGAAGCGGGGCCTTGCGAGCTCCTGCGTGATCGTGCCATATCTGATCAGAGGAGGGCCTAGTGCGAGCTCTGAACATGCCGCCCTCCGCCATCAGACACCGCAGTCTGCCGAAATGGCGGCTTTGCAAGCCAAGCTGCACCGTCTGACCGAGGAGCTGGGCCAAATGCGGAGTCGAGAGGTCGAGATGTCTCGAAACCCGATCTCGGAATCTAGCGCGTCTAGCGTCAGCGCCAAACAATCTTCCAGCGGGACTGAAACCCCCAGCCTGATGGGAATCACGGAGCCGACGACTGCGGGCCCGATGGTGGACAGGGTGCGGTATGTGGATGCTGCCAACTGGGAAGCTATTCTCGACGAC ATCACCAGGCTCACTACGCATTTCAAAACCAAGAAATATGTAGTATGTGACGCCGAAGAGCCTGAAGACATACCCGCCAGCAGTGCTGCCTCGAAACCTACCGTGCCGTTTCTTCTTTCAGGGGCATTCCCAACGGCCAACATGACTACTCTCATGGCACTGCTGCCGCCAAGGAATATCACGACTAGGTTGATTGAACGATTTTTTGAGGGAAAAGAACCTGCTTGGT GTATGTTCCATGTGCCTACTTTCTGGAAAGAG TTTCATGAATTTTGGGAAGACCAAAGTCGATTCTCCTTAACTTGGCTTGCACTCTTATTCGCCATGATCAACCATGCTGCCTTCTTCTGTCTGAGGGCAGACGAAGCAGTCCCTGGCGACTTGGGGCCTGCAACTTACGTTGCCGACATTTTCCGCAGTCACTGTGCGCGGTGTCTAGCCCTAGACAACTACACGACCCCTGGGAAGTACAAGGTCGAAACGATGATGCTGTACTTTGGATCAGAGTATCTCCGACTAGCCGATGCACAGCAGAGCACG GCAATCCTCATGTCCATCATCGTTCGCTTGGCAATGCATTCAGGAATGCATAGAGACCCAAGCCATTTCAAGGGCATGTCAGTCTTTGAAGGCGAGATGCGCAAGCGCCTCTGGACAATTGTAATCGAAATCGACGTGCTCATAGCCTTCCAATTCGGACTTCCCTCTAACGTGCAGTCTCAATACTTCGACACAG GTCTACCTCGCAACCTCCACGATAGGGATTTCGACGAGGCTACAGTCAAGCTACCCCCTGAGCGTCCGATGACCGAGGTCGAGCGGACGCCAGTGATGTACACGATTGTGAAATCCAGACTTGTGGTGGTCTTTAGCGATATTGTCTCGCGCATGGCAAGTCGCAGCAGTCCCGACTACGGAGAAGTCCTGCGGCTGGATGAGCGGCTGGAAAGGGCCCATGAAGAAATCCCTCCCGTTTTGCGAGATCGATCATTCACTCTCTCCGTCGAAGACACTGTCGATTTGATCATGCAGCGACTCTGGATAGAGCTCATGTACCTGAAAGCCCGCATCGTCCTCCACCGACGGTACTTCACGCTTGGACGCAAGGATATCCGATTCGCGCACTCCAGATTCGCCTGCATCAATGCGGCTACCAAAATTTTGGAAATTCAGTTCAACGTCAACGAAGAGTATAAACCTGGAGGTCGTCTATCACGCGAGCGCTGGTTCGTCTCAAGCCTGAGCACTCACGACTTTCTCCTTGCAGATATGATGCTCTGCCTGGAGTTGTCTCACCTTCTACGCCCCGAAGGCCGCAACACGACTGGGATACACATTGACAAGGAGCCTCTCCTTTCCATTCTTCAGGCGTCTAGAGATATTTGGAAGTCCAACCGGAAAGATTCCAGTGAAGCCGTTAGGGCTTTCAAGATCTTGTCTCGTATGCTTAGCTTGTCGACTGGAGACCATTACGAGAGCACTCCGGAGACCGTTAGCTCGGACGGAGTGCTTGGTTCCGACATGGGATTGCGCCCGTCTTATCAACTCGCATGCA ATCCCGTTATACCTGGGTACATGCCTCAGCAACCCGTGGAACCTGCATGGATGGAACAAGATGGACCTGCTCGGTGGGGATTCATGCCCACCGCGAGTTCATCAGAGTCCATCCCCATTCCTATGACGGGAGTGGACACGGCCATGACCTTGGACTGG AGTGTCTGGGATACCAAGGTCCAAGATCCAAACGTCGACACCATCGATTTGCCGTGGCTGAAGAGCTTTACGGACTCTCTCAACGGGTAG